A genomic window from Gossypium hirsutum isolate 1008001.06 chromosome D10, Gossypium_hirsutum_v2.1, whole genome shotgun sequence includes:
- the LOC107931360 gene encoding pentatricopeptide repeat-containing protein At4g02750: MIVKPPNNCSLINFSLPFSHTLDLGMLFSKLNRSFPTRLSRHFSLSAPTFLKDNQTSIGISSIKPHNYRISVFMKNGLIQEAQNLFDKMPQKNVVTWNTMIRGYFLNGFFSKAIAMFQETPERDIFTCNIVISGLMHGHDVQGARQVFEGMVCRDVVTWNAMIGGYFINGILDKGLKIFEEMPVKDVISWNLVIEGLVKCGKLDLAEEYFKRMSYRDVASWTVMISGFAKAGRMADACKYFEEMPVKDVRAWNVILEGYIGIECVDLAESIFHEMPGKDLDSWKLLINGLVRCRRLVNALGYFMKMPTKCCKTLNSILLGLIRNGHVKEGHAFLEKQPYNNVVSWTNVVVGYFGIGEVRSAVKVFESMPIRDVTMWNVMICGLGETNFGEEGSKFFIRMKESGFHPDEATFTSILTICSNLPSLDLGNQIHAEVVKSGLNHFTAISNALVTMYERCGNMHSALLEFVSMQRHDVISWNSIICGFAHHGNAEKALEMFERMRLTDVKPNHITFIGVLSACSHAGLIDKGKYYFDYMKSKCSLQPTTEHYTCIVDLLGRFGLIDEAMSFLNQMRADGIEVPASVWGALLGACRIHNNMELGVIAAERVLEKEPRNSGIYLILAEMYLSCGRRDEAESIRARMEEKGVRKQQGRSWVEVNNSS, translated from the coding sequence ATGATCGTCAAACCACCTAACAATTGCTCGCTCATCAATTTTTCTTTACCTTTTTCTCACACTCTGGATCTGGGCATGTTATTTTCTAAACTAAACCGAAGTTTTCCAACAAGACTCAGTAGACACTTCTCTCTTTCAGCCCCAACATTCTTAAAAGACAATCAGACATCCATAGGAATCTCAAGTATTAAACCCCACAATTACAGAATTTCCGTTTTCATGAAAAATGGGCTTATCCAAGAAGCCCAGAATCTGTTTGACAAAATGCCTCAGAAGAACGTTGTTACGTGGAATACCATGATTCGCGGGTACTTTCTGAACGGGTTTTTCAGTAAAGCCATTGCTATGTTCCAGGAGACGCCAGAACGCGATATTTTTACGTGCAACATAGTGATTTCAGGGCTCATGCATGGCCATGATGTGCAAGGTGCAAGGCAGGTTTTCGAAGGGATGGTTTGTAGAGATGTGGTGACATGGAATGCTATGATTGGAGGGTATTTTATAAATGGAATATTGGATAAAGGGTTGAAGATTTTTGAGGAGATGCCCGTGAAAGATGTTATATCGTGGAACTTGGTCATTGAAGGGCTTGTGAAATGTGGAAAGCTTGACTTGGCTGAAGagtattttaaaagaatgagttATAGAGATGTTGCTTCATGGACTGTTATGATTTCAGGGTTTGCAAAAGCTGGAAGGATGGCTGATGCTTGTAAATACTTTGAAGAGATGCCAGTGAAGGATGTTCGTGCGTGGAATGTAATCTTAGAGGGTTATATAGGGATTGAGTGTGTTGACTTAGCAGAAAGTATTTTTCATGAAATGCCTGGGAAGGATTTGGATTCCTGGAAATTGTTAATAAATGGGTTGGTTAGATGTAGAAGATTAGTAAATGCTTTGGGTTATTTCATGAAAATGCCCACAAAATGTTGTAAAACATTGAACTCAATCTTGTTGGGGTTGATAAGAAATGGACATGTCAAGGAAGGTCATGCATTTTTGGAGAAACAACCGTATAACAATGTTGTTTCATGGACGAATGTTGTTGTTGGATACTTTGGAATAGGTGAGGTTAGGAGTGCGGTTAAAGTTTTCGAATCGATGCCAATTCGAGATGTGACCATGTGGAATGTGATGATATGTGGACTAGGAGAAACTAATTTTGGTGAAGAAGGATCTAAGTTTTTCATCAGAATGAAGGAATCGGGTTTTCACCCTGATGAAGCTACATTTACTAGCATTCTCACCATCTGTTCGAATTTGCCAAGCTTAGACCTCGGAAATCAGATTCATGCAGAGGTAGTTAAATCAGGTTTAAATCATTTCACCGCCATTTCAAATGCATTGGTCACTATGTATGAAAGATGTGGCAACATGCACTCTGCTTTGCTCGAGTTCGTTTCCATGCAGAGACATGACGTTATTTCTTGGAATTCTATAATATGCGGATTCGCTCACCATGGAAATGCTGAAAAAGCTCTCGAGATGTTTGAACGAATGAGATTAACTGATGTTAAGCCTAACCACATAACTTTCATCGGTGTATTATCTGCCTGCAGCCATGCTGGTCTGATTGACAAAGGTAAATACTACTTTGATTATATGAAAAGTAAATGCTCTCTTCAGCCAACAACAGAGCATTATACTTGTATTGTGGATCTGTTGGGAAGATTCGGACTCATAGATGAGGCAATGAGTTTTCTTAATCAAATGAGAGCCGATGGTATCGAAGTTCCGGCTAGTGTTTGGGGAGCTTTGCTTGGAGCCTGCAGAATCCATAATAACATGGAGTTGGGGGTGATAGCTGCTGAGAGAGTTTTGGAAAAGGAACCTCGTAACTCAGGCATATACTTAATATTAGCTGAAATGTATCTTTCTTGTGGACGGAGAGATGAGGCCGAGAGCATTCGAGCTCGCATGGAGGAGAAGGGGGTGAGGAAGCAACAGGGCCGTAGTTGGGTTGAGGTAAACAATAGCAGCTAA